From Halichoerus grypus chromosome 6, mHalGry1.hap1.1, whole genome shotgun sequence, one genomic window encodes:
- the GNB2 gene encoding guanine nucleotide-binding protein G(I)/G(S)/G(T) subunit beta-2, whose translation MSELEQLRQEAEQLRNQIRDARKACGDSTLTQITAGLDPVGRIQMRTRRTLRGHLAKIYAMHWGTDSRLLVSASQDGKLIIWDSYTTNKVHAIPLRSSWVMTCAYAPSGNFVACGGLDNICSIYSLKTREGNVRVSRELPGHTGYLSCCRFLDDNQIITSSGDTTCALWDIETGQQTVGFAGHSGDVMSLSLAPDGRTFVSGACDASIKLWDVRDSMCRQTFIGHESDINAVAFFPNGYAFTTGSDDATCRLFDLRADQELLMYSHDNIICGITSVAFSRSGRLLLAGYDDFNCNIWDAMKGDRAGVLAGHDNRVSCLGVTDDGMAVATGSWDSFLKIWN comes from the exons ATGAGTGAGCTGGAGCAACTGAGACAGGAGGCTGAGCAGCTCCGGAACCAGATCCGG GATGCCCGAAAAGCATGTGGGGATTCAACACTGACCCAG ATCACAGCTGGGCTGGACCCAGTGGGGAGAATCCAGATGAGGACACGGAGGACCCTCCGTGGGCACCTGGCAAAAATCTATGCCATGCACTGGGGGACAGActcaag GCTGCTGGTCAGCGCCTCCCAGGACGGGAAGCTCATCATTTGGGACAGCTATACCACCAACAAG gTCCATGCCATCCCTCTGCGCTCCTCCTGGGTCATGACCTGTGCCTATGCGCCCTCAGGGAACTTTGTGGCCTGTGGAGGGCTGGACAACATCTGCTCCATCTACAGCCTCAAGACCCGCGAGGGCAATGTCCGGGTCAGCCGGGAGCTGCCTGGCCACACCG GGTACCTGTCGTGCTGCCGCTTCCTGGATGACAACCAAATTATCACCAGCTCCGGGGACACCACCTG TGCCCTGTGGGACATTGAGACAGGCCAGCAGACAGTGGGTTTTGCTGGGCACAGTGGAGATGTGATGTCCCTGTCACTGGCCCCTGATGGCCGCACCTTTGTGTCCGGTGCCTGTGACGCCTCCATCAAGCTGTGGGACGTGCGGGATTCCATGTGCCGACAGACCTTCATCGGCCACGAGTCGGACATCAATGCCGTGGCG TTCTTCCCCAACGGCTACGCCTTCACCACTGGCTCGGACGACGCCACGTGCCGCCTCTTCGACCTGCGGGCTGACCAGGAGCTGCTCATGTACTCCCACGACAACATCATCTGCGGCATCACCTCCGTGGCCTTCTCCCGCAGCGGCCGGCTGCTGCTCGCCGGCTACGACGACTTCAACTGCAACATCTGGGACGCCATGAAGGGCGACCGCGCAG GTGTCCTCGCCGGCCACGACAACCGTGTGAGCTGCCTCGGGGTCACCGATGATGGCATGGCTGTGGCCACAGGCtcctgggactccttcctcaagATCTGGAACTAA